In Miscanthus floridulus cultivar M001 chromosome 5, ASM1932011v1, whole genome shotgun sequence, one genomic interval encodes:
- the LOC136451658 gene encoding thylakoid lumenal 15 kDa protein 1, chloroplastic-like: MAILGALKLAPSPPALAGAAPPATSTPARSSVHFHLANAGAAALVAASLLVADPAVAFIGGGPYGKQVTRGQDLTGKDFSGLTLVKQDFKTSILRQANFKGANLLGASFFDADLTSADLSDADLRGADFSLANLTKTNLSNANLEGALVTGNTSFKGANITGADFTDVPLRDDQREYLCKIADGVNSTTGNPTKETLFCS, encoded by the exons ATGGCCATCCTGGGCGCCCTCAAGCTCGCCCCGTCTCCACCCGCCCTCGCCGGCGCCGCGCCACCGGCGACGTCTACGCCCGCGCGCTCTTCGGTGCACTTCCACCTCGCCAATGCCGGCGCCGCCGCTCTCGTCGCCGCATCGCTCCTCGTCGCCGACCCCGCCGTGGCTTTCATT GGAGGAGGCCCGTACGGGAAGCAGGTGACGCGGGGGCAGGACCTCACCGGCAAGGACTTCAGCGGCCTGACGCTCGTCAAGCAGGACTTCAAGACG TCTATACTGAGGCAGGCGAACTTCAAAGGCGCGAACCTGCTCGGCGCGAGCTTCTTCGATGCAGACCTCACAA GCGCTGACCTCTCTGATGCTGATCTTCGAGGCGCCGATTTCTCGCTGGCGAATTTAACAAAG ACAAACTTATCAAATGCCAACTTGGAAGGGGCACTTGTCACAGGAAACACTTCTTTCAAAGGTGCCAACATAACTGGGGCAG ATTTTACCGATGTCCCGCTGCGAGACGATCAACGGGAATACCTCTGCAAAATTGCTGACGG AGTGAATTCCACCACTGGGAACCCCACCAAGGAGACTCTGTTCTGCAGCTGA
- the LOC136454336 gene encoding thylakoid lumenal 15 kDa protein 1, chloroplastic-like, whose translation PDCSSPHRSSSPTPPWLSLSARRLLTLPCFCCTPKFLRNRGVDGARAAWLQGGGPYGKQVTRGQDLTGKDFSGLTLVKQDFKTSILRQANFKGANLLGASFFDADLTSADLSDVDLRGADLTKTNLSNANLEGALVTGNTSFKGANITGADFTDVPLRDDQREYLCKIADGVNSTTGNPTKETLFCS comes from the exons CCTGATTGCTCGTCGCCGCATCGCTCCTCGTCGCCGACCCCGCCGTGGCTTTCATTGTCCGCCCGCCGTTTACTTACCCTGCCTTGTTTCTGCTGTACTCCCAAGTTCTTGCGAAATCGGGGTGTTGACGGCGCGCGCGCGGCGTGGCTGCAGGGAGGAGGCCCGTACGGGAAGCAGGTGACGCGGGGGCAGGACCTCACCGGCAAGGACTTCAGCGGCCTGACGCTCGTCAAGCAGGACTTCAAGACG TCTATACTGAGGCAGGCGAACTTCAAAGGCGCGAACCTGCTCGGCGCGAGCTTCTTCGATGCAGACCTCACAA GCGCTGACCTCTCTGATGTTGATCTTCGAGGCGCCGATTTAACAAAG ACAAACTTATCAAATGCCAACTTGGAAGGGGCACTTGTCACAGGAAACACTTCTTTCAAAGGTGCCAACATAACTGGGGCAG ATTTTACCGATGTCCCGCTGCGAGACGATCAACGGGAATACCTCTGCAAAATTGCTGACGG AGTGAATTCAACCACTGGGAACCCCACCAAGGAGACTCTGTTCTGCAGCTGA
- the LOC136451656 gene encoding lecithin-cholesterol acyltransferase-like 1 yields MARILQVVAPLRLLLLPTGLRELLSPTTTIDHQPSEGAANGGGTTTGGGEVLLHPLVLVPGLLCSELEARLTDAYRPSVPRCGAMKGKGWFGLWANCSDLPAHHYVQCFIEQMTLVYDPAANDYRNLPGVETRVRGFGSSRGFQRNPEHTTWCFEVLRHELEKAGYRDGDTLFAAQYDLRYAPPVPGQSSEVFSRYFRRLTRLIEDASEKNENKKVILFGHSFGGMVALEFVRSTPMSWRDRYIKHLILVAPVLAEGLVVTLQYFVSGSDLMYIPTVTQLALTLRPMWRSFESSIVSFPSPAVFGDRPLVVTARRNYSAYDVEDLLADIGFGAGVEPFTRPAVPKMSSFQAPMVPTTCINGVGNNDTPEQLVYWDGDFDAEPEIVYGDGDNTMNLISMLAFDEKMRRQPEQNKLYKSIKLHGAEHSTIVTEDWALKRVMQEILEANRI; encoded by the coding sequence ATGGCGAGGATTCTCCAGGTTGTGGCGccgctccgcctcctcctcctccccactGGCCTCCGGGAGCTCCTCTCGCCCACGACGACGATCGACCACCAGCCGTCGGAGGGTGCTGCCAACGGCGGCGGAACAAcgaccggcggcggcgaggtcCTCCTCCACCCGCTGGTGCTGGTTCCCGGGCTGCTCTGCAGCGAGCTGGAGGCGCGGCTCACGGACGCCTACCGCCCCTCCGTGCCGCGGTGCGGCGCGATGAAGGGGAAGGGCTGGTTCGGGCTCTGGGCCAACTGCTCCGACCTGCCCGCGCACCACTACGTGCAGTGCTTCATCGAGCAGATGACCCTCGTCTACGACCCCGCCGCCAACGACTACCGGAACCTCCCCGGTGTCGAGACGCGCGTGCGCGGCTTCGGCTCCTCCCGAGGCTTCCAGAGGAACCCGGAGCACACGACCTGGTGCTTTGAGGTCCTTAGACACGAGCTCGAAAAGGCCGGGTACCGCGACGGCGACACCCTGTTCGCCGCCCAGTACGACCTCCGCTACGCCCCGCCGGTGCCCGGCCAGTCATCGGAGGTCTTCTCGCGCTACTTCCGGCGGCTGACGAGGCTCATCGAGGACGCGAGCGAGAAGAACGAGAACAAGAAGGTGATCCTCTTCGGGCACAGCTTCGGGGGGATGGTGGCGCTGGAGTTCGTGCGGAGCACGCCCATGTCGTGGCGAGACAGGTACATCAAGCACCTCATCCTCGTCGCTCCGGTGCTGGCGGAAGGGCTCGTCGTAACTCTGCAGTACTTCGTCTCCGGGTCCGACCTGATGTACATCCCCACGGTCACCCAGCTCGCGCTGACTCTGAGGCCCATGTGGAGGAGCTTCGAGTCCTCCATCGTCAGCTTCCCTTCCCCGGCGGTGTTCGGGGACAGGCcgctcgtggtcaccgcgcggaGGAACTACTCCGCCTACGACGTGGAGGACCTCCTGGCCGACATCGGCTTCGGCGCCGGCGTGGAGCCTTTCACGAGACCAGCGGTCCCGAAGATGAGCTCCTTCCAGGCCCCCATGGTGCCGACGACGTGCATCAATGGAGTGGGCAATAACGACACGCCGGAGCAGCTGGTTTACTGGGACGGCGACTTCGACGCGGAACCCGAGATAGTGTATGGCGACGGAGACAATACCATGAATTTGATCAGCATGTTGGCGTTCGACGAGAAGATGCGTCGGCAGCCGGAGCAGAACAAGCTGTACAAGTCCATCAAACTTCATGGGGCTGAGCACAGTACTATTGTGACAGAGGACTGGGCGCTCAAGCGGGTCATGCAAGAAATCCTCGAAGCCAATCGTATTTGA
- the LOC136451657 gene encoding lecithin-cholesterol acyltransferase-like 1, whose amino-acid sequence MARILQVVAPLLLLLLPTGLRELLSPTTTIDHQPSEGAANGGGTTTGGGEVLLHPLVLVPGLTCNELEARLTDAYRPSVPRCGAMKGKGWFGLWANCSDLPAHHYVQCFIEQMTLVYDPAANDYRNLPGVETRVRGFGSSRGFQRNPEHTTWCFEVLRHELEKAGYRDGDTLFAAQYDLRYAPPVPGQSSEVFSHYFRRLTRLIEDASEKNENKKVILFGHSFGGMVALEFVRSTPMSWRDRYIKHLILVAPVLAEGLVQTLQYFVSGSDLMYIPTVTQLALTLRPMWRSFESSIVSFPSPAVFGDWPLMVTARRNYSAYDVEDLLADIGFGAGVEPFTRRAVPKMSSFQAPMVPTTCINGVGNNDTPEQLVYWDGDFDVEPEIVYGDGDNTINLISMLAFDEKMRRQPEQNKLYKSIKLHGAEHGTIVTEDWALKRVMQEILEANRI is encoded by the coding sequence ATGGCGAGGATTCTCCAGGTTGtggcgccgctcctcctcctcctgctccccaCTGGCCTCCGGGAGCTCCTCTCGCCCACGACGACGATCGACCACCAGCCGTCGGAGGGTGCTGCCAACGGCGGCGGAACAAcgaccggcggcggcgaggtcCTCCTCCACCCGCTGGTGCTGGTTCCCGGGCTGACCTGCAACGAGCTGGAGGCGCGGCTCACGGACGCCTACCGCCCCTCCGTGCCGCGGTGCGGCGCGATGAAGGGGAAGGGCTGGTTCGGGCTCTGGGCCAACTGCTCCGACCTGCCCGCGCACCACTACGTGCAGTGCTTCATCGAGCAGATGACCCTCGTCTACGACCCCGCCGCCAACGACTACCGGAACCTCCCCGGCGTCGAGACGCGCGTGCGCGGCTTCGGCTCCTCCCGAGGCTTCCAGAGGAACCCGGAGCACACGACCTGGTGCTTTGAGGTCCTTAGACACGAGCTCGAAAAGGCCGGGTACCGCGACGGCGACACCCTGTTCGCCGCCCAGTACGACCTCCGCTACGCCCCGCCGGTGCCCGGCCAGTCATCGGAGGTCTTCTCGCACTACTTCCGGCGGCTGACGAGGCTCATCGAGGACGCGAGCGAGAAGAACGAGAACAAGAAGGTGATCCTGTTCGGGCACAGCTTCGGGGGGATGGTGGCGCTGGAGTTCGTGCGGAGCACGCCCATGTCGTGGCGAGACAGGTATATCAAGCACCTCATCCTCGTCGCTCCGGTGCTGGCGGAAGGGCTCGTGCAGACGCTGCAGTACTTCGTCTCCGGGTCCGACCTGATGTACATCCCCACGGTCACCCAGCTCGCGCTGACTCTGAGGCCCATGTGGAGGAGCTTCGAGTCCTCCATCGTCAGCTTCCCTTCCCCGGCGGTGTTCGGGGACTGGCCGCTCATGGTCACCGCGCGGAGGAACTACTCCGCCTACGACGTGGAGGACCTCCTGGCCGACATCGGCTTCGGCGCTGGCGTCGAGCCTTTCACGAGACGAGCGGTCCCGAAGATGAGCTCCTTCCAGGCCCCCATGGTGCCGACGACGTGCATCAACGGAGTGGGCAATAACGACACGCCGGAGCAGCTGGTTTACTGGGACGGCGACTTCGACGTGGAACCCGAGATAGTGTATGGCGACGGAGACAATACCATCAATTTGATCAGCATGTTGGCGTTCGACGAGAAGATGCGTCGGCAGCCGGAGCAGAACAAGCTGTACAAGTCCATCAAACTTCATGGGGCTGAGCACGGTACTATTGTGACAGAGGACTGGGCGCTCAAGCGGGTCATGCAAGAAATCCTCGAAGCCAATCGTATTTGA